A single window of Salvia splendens isolate huo1 chromosome 6, SspV2, whole genome shotgun sequence DNA harbors:
- the LOC121809316 gene encoding translation machinery-associated protein 22-like isoform X1: protein MAEKPQPVQVLYCGVCGLPAEFCEFGPDFEKCKPWLIQNAPQLYPDLVKDAGAKDGLSDQLQSTSISDAGSSKPKEEVKRLPGGKIKKKEKQEVIIEKMTRNKRKCITTVKGLELFGVKLNDASKKLGKKFATGASVVKGPTEKEQIDVQGDIAYDIVEFITDTWPDVPETAIFFIEDGKKVPAA, encoded by the exons ATGGCGGAGAAGCCACAACCAGTTCAGGTTCTCTACTGCGGCGTATGCGGGTTGCCCGCTGAGTTCTGCGAATTCGGACCCGATTTCGAGAAATGCAAGCCCTGGTTGATCCAGAACGCGCCCCAACTCTATCCGGATCTCGTCAAAG ATGCTGGTGCGAAGGACGGATTATCTGATCAGCTTCAGTCGACTTCTATTTCCGATG CAGGTTCTTCAAAACCCAAGGAAGAAGTCAAACGTCTCCCTGGTGGGAAGATTAAAAAGAAG GAGAAACAAGAAGTTATTATTGAAAAGATGACCCGTAACAAGCGGAAATGTATAACTACAGTAAAAGGCCTAGAGCTTTTTG GTGTTAAACTAAATGATGCATCAAAGAAGCTTGGCAAAAAATTTGCTACTGGAGCTTCTGTAGTTAAG GGCCCTACTGAAAAGGAGCAAATTGACGTTCAAGGAGATATAGCCTACGACATAGTGGAGTTCATAACAGACACCTGGCCAGAT GTCCCAGAGACTGCAATTTTCTTTATTGAGGATGGGAAAAAGGTTCCTGCTGCGTAG
- the LOC121809316 gene encoding translation machinery-associated protein 22-like isoform X2, producing the protein MAEKPQPVQVLYCGVCGLPAEFCEFGPDFEKCKPWLIQNAPQLYPDLVKDAGAKDGLSDQLQSTSISDGSSKPKEEVKRLPGGKIKKKEKQEVIIEKMTRNKRKCITTVKGLELFGVKLNDASKKLGKKFATGASVVKGPTEKEQIDVQGDIAYDIVEFITDTWPDVPETAIFFIEDGKKVPAA; encoded by the exons ATGGCGGAGAAGCCACAACCAGTTCAGGTTCTCTACTGCGGCGTATGCGGGTTGCCCGCTGAGTTCTGCGAATTCGGACCCGATTTCGAGAAATGCAAGCCCTGGTTGATCCAGAACGCGCCCCAACTCTATCCGGATCTCGTCAAAG ATGCTGGTGCGAAGGACGGATTATCTGATCAGCTTCAGTCGACTTCTATTTCCGATG GTTCTTCAAAACCCAAGGAAGAAGTCAAACGTCTCCCTGGTGGGAAGATTAAAAAGAAG GAGAAACAAGAAGTTATTATTGAAAAGATGACCCGTAACAAGCGGAAATGTATAACTACAGTAAAAGGCCTAGAGCTTTTTG GTGTTAAACTAAATGATGCATCAAAGAAGCTTGGCAAAAAATTTGCTACTGGAGCTTCTGTAGTTAAG GGCCCTACTGAAAAGGAGCAAATTGACGTTCAAGGAGATATAGCCTACGACATAGTGGAGTTCATAACAGACACCTGGCCAGAT GTCCCAGAGACTGCAATTTTCTTTATTGAGGATGGGAAAAAGGTTCCTGCTGCGTAG